A window from Thermomonas aquatica encodes these proteins:
- a CDS encoding M23 family metallopeptidase → MPLRLLLALLLSGCATVAPAQQRADTALPPPPTLRDRADVLGIVFPTAVSQGAMVIGKVPAGSRVRYGGRDLRVTPYGSVVFGVGRDETGPLQVEVTPPNAPAQALAIAVTPRDWPIEQINGVPPATVNPPKAIAERIEREQARVVAVRTRDDDRTGFAQAFIWPVQGRISGRFGNQRVYNGTPKAPHSGMDIAAASGTPVKAPADGVVTFADADLYLTGGTVVLDHGHGISSNFLHLSRIDAKVGDLVKQGDIIGAVGATGRATGPHLHWGMNWFDVRIDPLLVLERK, encoded by the coding sequence ATGCCGCTTCGCCTCCTGCTTGCCCTGCTGCTGTCGGGCTGCGCCACCGTCGCGCCGGCACAGCAGCGCGCGGACACTGCGCTGCCGCCGCCCCCGACCCTGCGCGACCGCGCGGACGTGCTCGGCATCGTGTTCCCGACCGCGGTATCGCAGGGTGCGATGGTGATCGGCAAGGTGCCCGCCGGCAGCCGGGTTCGCTACGGCGGGCGCGATCTGCGGGTCACGCCCTACGGCAGCGTGGTGTTCGGCGTGGGCCGCGATGAAACCGGTCCGCTGCAGGTCGAAGTGACGCCGCCGAACGCGCCTGCGCAGGCGCTCGCGATCGCGGTCACCCCACGCGACTGGCCGATCGAGCAGATCAATGGCGTGCCGCCGGCCACGGTGAACCCACCCAAGGCCATCGCCGAGCGCATCGAGCGCGAGCAGGCGCGCGTGGTCGCGGTGCGCACCCGCGACGACGACCGCACCGGCTTCGCGCAGGCCTTCATCTGGCCGGTGCAGGGCCGCATCAGCGGCCGCTTCGGCAACCAGCGCGTGTACAACGGCACGCCGAAGGCGCCGCATTCGGGCATGGACATCGCCGCCGCCAGCGGCACCCCGGTGAAGGCGCCCGCGGATGGCGTGGTGACCTTCGCCGACGCGGATCTCTACCTCACCGGCGGCACCGTGGTGCTCGACCATGGCCACGGCATCAGCAGCAATTTCCTGCACCTGTCGCGGATCGATGCCAAGGTCGGCGACCTGGTGAAGCAGGGCGACATCATCGGCGCGGTCGGCGCCACCGGTCGCGCGACCGGGCCGCACCTGCACTGGGGCATGAACTGGTTCGATGTGCGCATCGACCCGCTGCTGGTGCTCGAACGCAAATAA
- the folE2 gene encoding GTP cyclohydrolase FolE2 — MHNSPRPTPLPDVAADAVALARPLDWVGMDGMAMPIRLAGEGGPDLHVPASVDVAVDLRDADARGIHMSRLYLQLQQSLANEALSAPSLRRLLETCIASQQGLSTRARLRLRYEHLLLRKALRTDNAGWKRYPVEVEAELRDGHLQLSMGFSVEYSSTCPASAALSRQVNAARFAEDFAGLRPLSNDMVRDWLASDRGLAATPHAQRSRAEVRVELKPAFDELPLHALVDAVETALGTPVQTAVKREDEQAFAEANAANLMFCEDAARRVAAALAGDARVAAWQARVAHYESLHPHDAVASVSGRNA; from the coding sequence ATGCACAACAGCCCACGCCCAACTCCATTGCCCGATGTCGCCGCGGACGCGGTCGCGCTTGCGCGGCCGTTGGACTGGGTGGGCATGGACGGGATGGCGATGCCGATCCGGCTTGCGGGCGAGGGCGGGCCCGACCTGCACGTGCCGGCCAGCGTCGACGTCGCCGTCGACCTGCGCGATGCCGACGCACGCGGCATCCACATGTCGCGCCTGTACCTGCAGCTGCAGCAGTCGCTGGCCAACGAGGCGCTGAGCGCGCCGTCGCTGCGGCGCCTGCTGGAGACCTGCATCGCTTCGCAGCAGGGGCTGTCGACGCGCGCGCGCCTGCGCCTGCGCTACGAACACCTGCTGCTGCGCAAGGCGTTGCGCACCGACAACGCGGGCTGGAAGCGCTACCCGGTCGAGGTCGAGGCCGAACTGCGCGACGGGCACTTGCAGTTGTCGATGGGCTTCTCCGTCGAATATTCGAGCACCTGCCCGGCCTCCGCCGCCTTGTCGCGGCAGGTCAATGCGGCCCGTTTCGCCGAGGATTTCGCCGGCCTGCGCCCGCTGTCCAACGACATGGTGCGCGATTGGCTGGCCTCCGACCGCGGCCTGGCCGCGACCCCGCACGCGCAGCGCAGCCGCGCCGAGGTGCGGGTCGAACTCAAGCCCGCATTCGACGAACTGCCGCTGCACGCGCTGGTCGATGCCGTGGAAACCGCCTTGGGCACGCCGGTGCAGACCGCGGTCAAGCGCGAGGACGAACAAGCCTTCGCCGAGGCCAACGCGGCCAACCTGATGTTCTGCGAGGACGCCGCGCGCCGCGTGGCCGCCGCGCTGGCGGGCGATGCGCGCGTCGCCGCATGGCAGGCGCGGGTGGCGCACTACGAGAGCCTGCATCCGCACGATGCGGTGGCATCCGTGAGCGGACGCAACGCCTAG